The window TCGTCCCCCCTTGTTCAGGAACCGGTGACGCTTCTGCCCGTTGTTCTTGTTTCATGGAAAGATTAGCTTCTGCTTGTGGTTTTCTCGCTCTGCTCTGCTGCTAATTGGTTGCTTGGCTCATTTGCTGATCATGGTTTTGCTAGTTCTCACTGTCACTTCACCTAGATGACGATGTTTGGCAACCATTTCCACAACATCGAACCCCAGCTTCCTCCAGGCTTTCGATTTCACCCCACCGATGAGGAGCTCATAGCCCATTACCTTCTCCAGAAAGCCCTCGACAGCAGCTTCACCAGCCGAGCCATCGCCGAGGTCGACCTCCACAAGTGCGAGCCATGGGAGCTTCCAGGTCAGACTCCAAGCCCACATGCTTCCCTCTGTTCCACCTTTGATCCTTCCAAGCTTGCATTTTGGATGCAGAGAAGGCCAAGATGGGGGAGGAGGAATGGTACTTCTTCAGCCTTCGAGACCGCAAGTACCCGACGGGGCTCCGGACGAACAGGGCCACCGGTGCGGGATACTGGAAGGCGACCGGGAAGGACAAGGAGATCTACAGTTCGAGGACGAAGTCGCTGGTGGGGATGAAGAAGACGCTGGTGTTCTACAGGGGACGGGCTCCCAAGGGAGAGAAGAGCAACTGGGTGATGCATGAGTACAGGTTGGAAGGCAGGTTCGCCTTCCATTTCCTCTGTGGATCCTCCAAGGTGTGTATGTGGCTGTCTTCTCCCAATGCCGAGTTGATGTGTACTGCCAGGAAAGGTAACGTGTTCTTTCGAATCCATGCGACGATAGGATGAGTGGGTGATCTCTCGTGTCTTCAAGAAGTGCGGGACAGGCAGCGGCGGCAAGAAGAACCGCCTCGCTCTCGCCGGAGAAGGTTCCTATTCCGATTCCACCATCTCTGCTGGCTCGCCGTCCTGCGGCTCCCTAGCGTCGCACCCCGACATGCCGCGTTTCCCAGCCGCCGCCACGCTTCTCGATCAGGACAGCTGCTTCCACGAGAGTAACGAGGGGGAGCCCGTGCCCTGCTACTCCACCGCCGGACCCAGCTTCCGCCTACCGTTTCCTCACACCACCGCCACCTTGCCCGCCTGTGGGGCATTGTTCCCGAGCCTGCGGGCGATGCAACCGGGCCTCCAGCTGCCTTTCTACGTCTCCGGTCTGGCGCCGATGCCGCTGGGCGGGAGCGGCGGCCTCGACGCCAGGAGCAACCACGAGAGGGGTTGCCCACGGTCCGATCTCGATGGAAAGGCGGTGTCTGCGGCGAGAGGGCACCGGATGCCGCTGGGAGCCAGCGAGCTTGACTGCATTTGGACATCCTGAGGCTCTCTCCTGCATGTCTTTTCTTCTTTTGGGCTTCCTGCTGTCTGTCTATGTAGAGGTGACTGAAACAATGCTACGTGGGTTGTATCATCATGGAAGCGTTTTTATGTGTCTCTTTGTATACGACTTGGTCTCGGTTGCCAATGGTCGGATGGATTGATGTGCAGGATGGTTGGTACTCGGTAGCACAGAGAAGAGAAGTCTTATCGGGGATTGGCACTGTTAACAATAACGGGCAGTCATTTTGGTGCAGAGAGGCTTGTGGAGGCCGTTTCTTCAAAGTCACCCATGATGTGTTTGACTGAATGTCCGGTAAATTCATGCATTTTGAGCGGAATAGTGGAAAGGCAACATAATTTATCATTAAGGTCAGTAAACATTTTTCACAAttcaagataataaaaataagacTTAAAAAAAAACTCTAATTTTCAGGATATCTCAAAcagttatatttatttttgattttctcaaatcatatctcctaattcaaaaaaaatataaaattattctttctttattttccttCTTTTATCCCTTTTTAATCATTAGTTGTCTTGTACTACCTCTCCTCTCTTTTGTCTTGTCAAAGTCATCGTTTATAGCCCTCGTGtgagagaggagggggggggtgcGAAGGTCGTTGTCGACCCTTTGCCTTTTCAAAACCATCGCTCGTAACCCTCACACAAGAATAGAGACACAATGGCTATTGTCGGCTCTTTGCCTTGCTAGAAGGCAAAGAGTTGTCGCCCATAGCTCTCACACGAGGATGgagggggtataagggttatcgcAAGGGAAAGGGATTGAAGCGATAAACAAGATTAAACCGTACATAAAGGGAGGACGACTGATGAGGTCAACCCGTGCATGAAAGCACGAGCAGTCAAGAGAGGGGTCGACTTGTAGGGCCTACCCACACATAAGGGCGCAAATAATAATGGGAGGAGAGCAACGAACAAAACTAACTCACGAGAGGAGAGGAGGGGAGATGATACATGGCGCAAGGGTGATGACAACATAGGACGACGATGCAAGAAAGGTATgatgtaaaaatatatatatatatattgacataAAATAagagtatttttaaaaaatataaaaaaagaggaTAATTAAAAAAACCTAAAATAAGGGTATTTTTAAGGAAAATGGCCCTAAAAATATATATTGACATAAAATACATTATATGTACAGTTCGTCCATGGATTGGAAATAATTTCCTACAAACACTTCGCTGCTTCATCTAAAGAACAAACAAAAAAGAACTCCGATGAGACCTCTCGACAATTCAATCTGTGATCTGATTACATTGCACAATTAGTTGGAACAAAATTTGTCAACAAAATTAGTGTAAATTTAGGGCTTAAGGGATAGTATAATGTAAAATGATAATCTAATTAACCAAATCTACACTCTCATTAACAAAAGGCTAACAGCAGATTAAAGTAAACACCACCAAGAAATGACCCAACAAGGGTTTCATTCCCTGAGATAGTCACCTGATTGCTTTATACATCTGTTCTCCAGTCACAAACAAAATTGCTTGATACAATAACATTTAGCTTCAACCTTATCATTTCATGATTACTACTAAACCTCTAAATCAGTAAGATACAGGGATTACAAGTACTGGTGAACAACAAAAAAGCTACACTATTAAGCAAATAAATTCAATGTAAAGCTGGAACTCGAGCACCACAGCTTACAGAACAAGTGAAGCAATCATCGCAAATGGGAGAAGAGAGGTACAAAGTTTATTACCAGCCTCAAGCACGGCGCTTACTCAGACGCCAAGAGTTGGGTTCGTGATATCGGTCATAAAGTGGTTCGATACGCTCTTGTCGCTTGCGTTTACTCATTTTTGTAGGATCTGCACCCTTGTAGAATCTTGGAGCCAACTCTACTAACCACTTGGGGTCAACTACTGTGACTTCCCTCATGTACTCCTTAGTCGTCATTACAAGCTCGTGATATATAACCCAGTCTGGTTGCCTTTGAAATAGAGCACTGCTGGGGTGAATATACACAGGCTGGTTCTCAACTAAGGTCCTGTACCCTTCCTGGGGATCTTTCCTTGCTGCATGGAAAAAGAACCCCGCCGTAATTGCCTTCCTTATCTTAGTAAAATTTTTTCCAGCACTAACAACATCCAGCTTATACCTGAAATCAATGGTCTGACAGGGGTTAGAAATACTTTGAGCAACAGGTTGGACTAAACAAGAAATCAGAATGAATGAAACTGATCATGCAAGTCCGAAACAaaccatgaaaaataaaatgaagtTTCACATATTTTCAGCTCAGTATTATCAAGAAGTATATGACTTCTCCATCCAGTCAGGAGTTTGATCACTACTATTGGTTAACAGCATTGGAGGAGAGTTATTTGAAAAGACCACTTTGACTTAAATTTACAGATATCAGTGACCTGCTCAGAGGTCCTCATTCTTAATGTCCCACTTGGTTTTAATATTAAGACAATTGAGTTGCAACATTCAAGAAGATCTGAATAAAAATACTACTAAAACCTGTGGTATTCAATCCAAGGCAGAATGCAATGAATGAAGAAATCCAAGACAGAATGCATTTTCAGAAGCCTTACCATGCCTGCTCAAAATAAACACCTAGTTTTGTAAGTAATGGAATAAAGACTCATTCAATGCTTCCAGATAGAGACTTGAGAACATGGCTTTTTTATTCCCATAGAGTTAAGCATTTTCCAGTAGAGACATCGACATACAACCCATGGCAGCTGGACTAACATGAGAGTTTCATGCAAATCACTTGGCAATTTATTCTGGATCCTTACTGTCAAAAGATTGATTCACGCTGCCAAAGTGGATAAAGACAGCAGTCACATTCTAGTTTAAGGAGCTAGCAGTAAATCACCATATATTCATCATAGATACTATCAGTAAATTACCCATAGTTCCAAGCAAGTATCcttttctcattaaaaaaaatcaatcgaTTTATAAATGTTTGACTCCTTTGAACTTCCCTTTCCGTAAAGAATAAGATGTTTTCAGTACAGTATCAAAATATTTGCTTCGAACAAATGAAGGAAAGATTCATAGGTTTACTTCTGAAGGTTCAATTATCTTCAAAATATATTAGGATGTTGAAAATTATGCACAGCTCGCTGTCATTGATCTTGCAAGACGGAAGGAAGACAGGTCTGGAACCCAAATTTTATATAAAGAAAGATACATTTCCTTAAGAATAAATCTTATAGCACCACAAAGTTCTTCACTTTCCAACCCAGAGAATAAAATCAGATATGAAATTATGATACAAATTACCAACCAATCTAACACACGGAATGTTTAAGATGCCTAACAAAGATTCAAAAAGGACTTCATGATGTTCCAACGTGAATGATTTTCAGGAGTGTATGCTAGCAAGCCAATAAAACAGGCAATAGGAATCTCTCTCTtagcaagaaaacaaaaaaaaatctgagcACTTTGAAAAAACAATCCTGATGGTCTAGCTGATATCTCGCAGAGATTTTACACTTTTTAAGAATATAGTTTAAAAAAAGAGCAGCCCAATGAACAGCACTCCTGTCAATGCAATTTTCCATTTTTCCCTTATATGGAGAGAAATAGAGCTTCTTCATGGTCACTGATGACTAAGTTCATGATTGCAAATTTTCAGTATATCCAACACAGCATGCAGGCATGAGACTACAGATAACTGAAAGCCAAATTATATATGAGCAGAAATATTCTAAAAACCCATATGCATTACTGAATATGATGTTGTaggtatttattttcaacttgtaAGCTTTTgagtaaaacgtatctcaaaaagTGTGTTCCAATACAATTTTTATACTTTGAGATCCTGTTTGATATATTTTGCAACTTTATCTTAGGACCAAGATCTGAATAAATGGGAAAACCAAAATTATTAAACCTAACCAGAATTTCCCGGCCATGTTATATGTTAGATTTGAAGTAAGCAACTATAGCTTGTTCTGGCATAAGCATCAGCTATTACAGACTAAAGAAGATACCAAACTTTTTGCATAATTCTTCGAACATTCAGATGGAAGTGAAATATTTCCTATGCTTGAAAGGGCTTGAGGCAGTGGTTGATCTAGGCATCACAAATTTATGGATTCAAAGTAATTCCGTGGCAACCATCCCATACCTTGCTGGATAAAAAGCATAATCAGGGAGTTTATGTTTTTTGTCTAAATTTGTAAAATTTGAGAACTCTTCTGTTTTGGGAAAATCAAATATTGCTGTGGATAAAAAGCATAATCAGGGAGTTTATGTTTTTTGTCCAAATTTGTAAAATGTGAGAATTCTTATGTTTTGGGAAAATAAAATATTGCTGCCAATCGAACAGGCAACTTTTGGGAGGGAGATTATGAGGAACTGTATGTGGATGAGCAAAATTCCTTAGTGTCTAGGCCCTCTTTTGAGTTCTGACATGTTAGAATCTTATGTTCTTGCAGTTATTCACtaataaaattttcatatataaaagtAAGCAAATAAAGCTGCAAATAGCTAGCAATCCTACCTATATATCATGCATTTGGGAAATCTGATAAAGTAAACAAATGATCTATGAATaacatcttaaagagtgataTCTTGGAAGACAGTCAATGATCACAACTTGTATCAGCCATAATAACCTAGACCCTAGAGAATTCTGAAATTACTTCATTAGGAACAGCAAATTAATTGAACATCTACAGAAGTAATACAAAGATGCAGCAGGTGCAACAATATCCACCTGATGAAGATACCAATCTCGAACATACTTGATATATGTTGTGACATATGCAATGTAAATAATGAATAAGTACCATGTAGTAACATGCACAACACAAGCAGTATGCCATGGTTTCCAAACCAGAGGGTCAATATATTTCTGATATGTGGGCCAAAATAAAAGAATGTAAGCAAAGGCTTctagaaagtaaatgcaactgAAAACAATAAACACTAATCCAACATTGATACTTGATTGAGGATCAAAAGAAGGATGTCACAAAGCAGACcaacaaatatattataaaaagcaAATATCATACCTGTCCATAATAGTAAGAAGTTGTTTCCTCACATCCTGTGCCCTCCTAAGTGAACGTGACTGTACAAAGTTTTCAAAGCACCATGGGCCAGAAAAGTTCTTAGCTTTCCAAGCCTCATATACAGCGAGCAATGTTAGATGATCCCCTTCAGGCTGAAAGAATTTTGCTCTTTTCTGATCTGCTTGAGCTTGTTTCTCTCTTGGTCTGTAGAAAATGTTCCCGGTCTGAATCATTGCTATAATAGTCAAAATTTCTTCACTGCATCCAAGGTCCACGCTAGCTAGAAGCATTTTCGAAAGTGGTGGCTCCAAAGGGAACTCAGCCATTTTTCTACCCAATTTTGTCAGGAGCCCCTCCTCATCCAAGGCTCCAAGACTGTATAGTTGTTCCATAGCAGAAATGAGTGCTTGAGGTGATGGTGGATCCATAAAATCAAAAGACAGAAGGTCGTTTATACCCATAGCCTTCATATTAAGAACTGTCGCCCCAAGATTAATCCTCTGGATTTCTGGAATTGTCGTTGGAGACATTTCATTGCGATAAGCACTCTCTGTATAAAGACGGTAACATTTTCCTGGGCCAGTACGCCCAGCACGACCAGCTCGCTGCTTTGCAGATGCCTGTGAGATGGGAGTGATAACTAGTGAATCAAGCCCTAACTTTGGATTGTAGACATTTTGTTTTGCAAAACCTGGATCAACAACATAGTAAATCCCATCAATTGTCAAGGAAGCCTCTGCAATATTAGTGGCCACAACCACTTTCCTCTTTCCAGGAGGAGCAGGTTCAAAAATCCTCGACTGCATCTCACTGGGAAGAGCACTGTATACTGGCAAGATTATCAACTCGGGCACATTCTTCCCTAATCCTTTCATTCTCTCGTACAGAGACTGGCAAGCATGATCAATTTCTTCTTGGCCAGTCAGAAATAGAAGTACGTCTCCTTCAGGTTCTGTCAAGTGGATCTGAAGAACAGTGATCAATGCTGCATCCAGGTAATCAGTTTCTGGCTGCTTGGTGTAGAGTATCTCCACTGGGAAAGTTCTACCGGGAATGGTGAAGATATTACAGTTAAAGAAGTACCCGGAGAACTTCTCTGCATCAAGTGTTGCAGAGGTGACTATTAACCGTAGGTCtggtctccttttcacaagttgctTTAGTAACCCAAAAAGAACATCAGTGTGAATGGTCCTTTCATGAGCTTCATCCAACATTATTACAGAGTACTGTGAGAGGCTTTCATCAACTAAAATCTCCCTAAGAAGCATACCATCTGTCATATACTTGATCACTGTCTCAGGCCCAGTGCAGTCCTCAAACCTAATAGCATAACCAACCTCCTCACCCAGACGGCAACCAAACTCTTCTGCTACCCTCTTTGCAACCG of the Musa acuminata AAA Group cultivar baxijiao chromosome BXJ2-10, Cavendish_Baxijiao_AAA, whole genome shotgun sequence genome contains:
- the LOC103969268 gene encoding probable pre-mRNA-splicing factor ATP-dependent RNA helicase DEAH5 isoform X1 yields the protein MATAAEVAPGDEGLKKLEYLSLVSKVCTELESHIGCGDKVLAEFITELGRDSETVDDFDAKLKANGAEMPDYFVRTLLTIIHAILPPRSKASMPLPSDPQSQSKKKASAFPALSRPDDPERAKDLRLEMEKDADRKSDAGRRQHDRERDRERDERRRSDRDRDRDRDRDRHRGEERDRYRDRGRDRDRDGDYRRDKYSDSRGHNVDEDDEDSKTRRNPNPNRRISDEPELYEVYKGRISRVMDTGCFVQLTDLRGKEGLVHVSQIASRRIANAKDVVKRDQEVYVKVISVSGQKLSLSMRDVDQKTGKDLLPMKKSSEDEAYRANPASRDGGPTRRLGLSGITIVEEDVEGSSRRPLKRMSSPERWEAKQLVASGVLGVRDYPMFDDDGDGLLYQEEGAEEEIEIELNEDEPAFLQGQSRFSIDMSPVKIFKNPEGSLSRAAALQSALIKERRELREQQQRTMLDSIPKDLNRPWEDPMPETGERHLAQELRGVGLSAYEMPEWKKDAYGKALTFGQRSKLSIQEQRQSLPIYKLKKELIQAVHDNQVLVVIGETGSGKTTQVTQYLAEAGYTTRGKIGCTQPRRVAAMSVAKRVAEEFGCRLGEEVGYAIRFEDCTGPETVIKYMTDGMLLREILVDESLSQYSVIMLDEAHERTIHTDVLFGLLKQLVKRRPDLRLIVTSATLDAEKFSGYFFNCNIFTIPGRTFPVEILYTKQPETDYLDAALITVLQIHLTEPEGDVLLFLTGQEEIDHACQSLYERMKGLGKNVPELIILPVYSALPSEMQSRIFEPAPPGKRKVVVATNIAEASLTIDGIYYVVDPGFAKQNVYNPKLGLDSLVITPISQASAKQRAGRAGRTGPGKCYRLYTESAYRNEMSPTTIPEIQRINLGATVLNMKAMGINDLLSFDFMDPPSPQALISAMEQLYSLGALDEEGLLTKLGRKMAEFPLEPPLSKMLLASVDLGCSEEILTIIAMIQTGNIFYRPREKQAQADQKRAKFFQPEGDHLTLLAVYEAWKAKNFSGPWCFENFVQSRSLRRAQDVRKQLLTIMDRYKLDVVSAGKNFTKIRKAITAGFFFHAARKDPQEGYRTLVENQPVYIHPSSALFQRQPDWVIYHELVMTTKEYMREVTVVDPKWLVELAPRFYKGADPTKMSKRKRQERIEPLYDRYHEPNSWRLSKRRA
- the LOC135625635 gene encoding protein CUP-SHAPED COTYLEDON 1-like, whose amino-acid sequence is MTMFGNHFHNIEPQLPPGFRFHPTDEELIAHYLLQKALDSSFTSRAIAEVDLHKCEPWELPEKAKMGEEEWYFFSLRDRKYPTGLRTNRATGAGYWKATGKDKEIYSSRTKSLVGMKKTLVFYRGRAPKGEKSNWVMHEYRLEGRFAFHFLCGSSKDEWVISRVFKKCGTGSGGKKNRLALAGEGSYSDSTISAGSPSCGSLASHPDMPRFPAAATLLDQDSCFHESNEGEPVPCYSTAGPSFRLPFPHTTATLPACGALFPSLRAMQPGLQLPFYVSGLAPMPLGGSGGLDARSNHERGCPRSDLDGKAVSAARGHRMPLGASELDCIWTS